A region from the Pelobates fuscus isolate aPelFus1 chromosome 3, aPelFus1.pri, whole genome shotgun sequence genome encodes:
- the YAF2 gene encoding YY1-associated factor 2 isoform X2 produces the protein MGDKKSPTRPKRQPKPASDEGFWDCSVCTFRNSAEAFKCLMCDVRKGTSTRKPRPVSQLVSQQVTQQFVPPIQSKKEKKDKVEKEKSEKEIAIKKNSHKKTRPRLKNVDRSSAQHLEVTVGDLTVIITDFKEKTKSPPASSTASVDQHSQSGSGSENTERGVSRSSSPRGEASSVNGESH, from the exons ATGGGAGACAAGAAAAGCCCGACCAG GCCGAAGCGGCAGCCCAAGCCGGCCAGCGACGAGGGATTCTGGGATTGCAGTGTGTGCACCTTCCGGAACAGCGCGGAGGCCTTCAAATGCCTAATGTGTGATGTACGCAAGGGGACCTCCACACG GAAACCTCGTCCTGTTTCCCAGTTGGTTTCACAGCAGGTAACCCAGCAATTTGTGCCTCCCATACAatcaaagaaagagaaaaaagacaAAGTGgagaaagaaaagagtgaaaaagaaaTTGCTATCAAAAAGAACAGTCACAAGAAAACAAg GCCACGGTTGAAAAATGTGGATCGAAGTAGCGCCCAGCATTTGGAAGTTACCGTGGGAGATCTGACAGTCATCATTACAGACTTTAAGGAGAAAACAAAGTCCCCACCAGCATCCAGCACCGCATCAGTGGATCAACACAGTCAAAGTGGTTCTGGTTCTGAAAACACAGAAAGAGGAGTATCCAGGTCATCTTCACCCAGAGGAGAAGCATCTTCTGTAAACGGGGAATCACATTAA
- the YAF2 gene encoding YY1-associated factor 2 isoform X1 encodes MSPTHTFLSPRPKRQPKPASDEGFWDCSVCTFRNSAEAFKCLMCDVRKGTSTRKPRPVSQLVSQQVTQQFVPPIQSKKEKKDKVEKEKSEKEIAIKKNSHKKTRPRLKNVDRSSAQHLEVTVGDLTVIITDFKEKTKSPPASSTASVDQHSQSGSGSENTERGVSRSSSPRGEASSVNGESH; translated from the exons atgtcccccacTCACACCTTTCTCTCCCCCAGGCCGAAGCGGCAGCCCAAGCCGGCCAGCGACGAGGGATTCTGGGATTGCAGTGTGTGCACCTTCCGGAACAGCGCGGAGGCCTTCAAATGCCTAATGTGTGATGTACGCAAGGGGACCTCCACACG GAAACCTCGTCCTGTTTCCCAGTTGGTTTCACAGCAGGTAACCCAGCAATTTGTGCCTCCCATACAatcaaagaaagagaaaaaagacaAAGTGgagaaagaaaagagtgaaaaagaaaTTGCTATCAAAAAGAACAGTCACAAGAAAACAAg GCCACGGTTGAAAAATGTGGATCGAAGTAGCGCCCAGCATTTGGAAGTTACCGTGGGAGATCTGACAGTCATCATTACAGACTTTAAGGAGAAAACAAAGTCCCCACCAGCATCCAGCACCGCATCAGTGGATCAACACAGTCAAAGTGGTTCTGGTTCTGAAAACACAGAAAGAGGAGTATCCAGGTCATCTTCACCCAGAGGAGAAGCATCTTCTGTAAACGGGGAATCACATTAA